The Scyliorhinus canicula chromosome 13, sScyCan1.1, whole genome shotgun sequence genome contains a region encoding:
- the LOC119976576 gene encoding transmembrane epididymal protein 1-like → MGTFIGHISPGLAFLSFGILYAFKFSLMVLRGQKMQLVSPARPPGLRGCLKRIPPEGVMKIVYGTLAVAAEFFYPPGVYKLTLYNRERADYPFIHPNEWQHATMYSYFALSGWVDIISQACLPRRVVLVESIAIALAFYTEALLLYSHMHGKERVENSVHSLLLLACFLVCLILTAEIWRPNDPVLWFAKTCLVMTQGTWLLHAAFILYRPFTGRPWKADDMTNLMFVTSFFCWHVALNMALLLAIFSLTGLWHSRCCGREAGPAFQGAKPAFSLLLERVHGGGLPSQYAKLQAAEEETQLLQECDF, encoded by the coding sequence ATGGGCACCTTTATCGGTCACATCTCGCCGGGACTGGCTTTCCTCTCCTTCGGCATTCTCTACGCTTTCAAGTTCTCCCTGATGGTGCTTCGGGGCCAAAAGATGCAGCTGGTGTCTCCCGCCCGGCCGCCCGGATTGCGGGGCTGCCTGAAGCGGATTCCTCCTGAAGGGGTGATGAAGATTGTGTACGGTACCCTGGCCGTCGCGGCAGAGTTCTTTTACCCGCCCGGGGTGTACAAGCTGACTCTCTACAACAGAGAGAGGGCCGACTACCCATTCATACACCCCAACGAGTGGCAGCACGCCACCATGTATTCCTATTTCGCCCTCAGTGGCTGGGTGGATATCATCAGCCAGGCCTGTCTGCCCAGGCGTGTGGTCCTGGTGGAGAGCATTGCCATCGCCCTGGCTTTTTACACCGaagccctgctcctgtactctcacATGCACGGGAAGGAGCGGGTGGAGAACTCGGTGCACAGCCTGCTGCTCCTCGCCTGCTTCCTCGTCTGCCTCATCCTCACCGCCGAGATCTGGAGACCCAACGACCCCGTCCTCTGGTTCGCCAAGACCTGCCTGGTCATGACCCAAGGCACCTGGCTCCTCCACGCCGCCTTCATCCTCTACAGGCCGTTCACGGGGAGACCCTGGAAGGCCGACGACATGACCAACCTCATGTTTGTCACCAGTTTCTTCTGCTGGCACGTCGCGCTGAACATGGCCCTGCTGCTGGCCATCTTCTCACTCACCGGCCTGTGGCACAGTCGCTGCTGCGGCCGGGAGGCTGGCCCGGCTTTCCAGGGCGCCAAGCCAGCATTCAGCTTGCTCCTGGAGCGGGTCCATGGCGGAGGCCTCCCCTCACAGTATGCCAAACTCCAGGCTGCAGAGGAGGAAACGCAATTGCTCCAAGAATGTGACTTTTAA